The sequence below is a genomic window from Ipomoea triloba cultivar NCNSP0323 chromosome 2, ASM357664v1.
GCTGTGGCAAAAGAACTTCTCAAGTATCATTCCCAGACACTGGGATTGGTTATTGGAGGTGCAACACGAAGAGGAGAAGCTGAACGCATTAAAAAAGGAGTAAATCTTTTAATAGCTACTCCAGGTCGACTTCTTGATCACCTTCAGAACACTAAGGGATTTGTTTACAAAAACTTGAAGGTACCGGTTTGTTTCTTAGttgtaacattttatttatttatatagatgAAAACACTTTGAAGTCCATTTGCAATCACTTTTCTTACTGAAAATAAGAGATATCTGATCTCATTATAGcccattttttttatgtaaatgATTGATTGTCCATACTGTAGCTAATGGTATATTCACTAAGAACTATGATGTGATTATCATCTTGACATGAGTAGggtatatattaataatatattataaaccCTTCCCTGTCTTCTTTTGATCCCTGCTCCACCCTCTTTTCATTTATCAGTCTCGATTCAGCTTCTGTGGGCTGTCCTTTGAAGTTATGAATTTCCTTTTTCAAAACAATTGCTGTGCTGTTGTTCATTTCTCTTCCTTAGGTGATATTTGCATTCATAGATTAACTCAGGAAACACCTGACTTTTAACTAATATATATGGGATTTGCAGTGCCTCATGATTGATGAAGCGGATAGGATATTAGAAGCAAAttttgaagaagaaatgaagcaaataatgaaacttcttcCAAAAGAGGTACTGATTACTTTTTAGTTGTTACTATGAATTCTTTAGCTGTTTTAGTTGTACCTTTACTCCTGGGGGGTTTAAAGAGTATGTTCCATATGATATTTTGTTAAAGCTGTAGAAACTTCCATTTGAGTTTTCTCTATGTTGGTGTTTATCATTTCTAATTCAAAAATACTCCACTTGGATGCTAAAGTTTGAATTATGGTGATCCTGATGATATAGTTTTGCAATACAGTGAACTATAATTAGAAAATCGTTGAATAGTTGTGTTTAATCATTtggtatttagaaaaaaaaaaaaaaaactctggtTGTAAGGCAACAATTGAATTACTATATATTCTATGGTAGCAGTTTTTATACTGATCTTTAAATGTAAACTTATTGAATGGTGAGTGGTCTAAATAACCTGTTTAAGCTGATATGAATAATCTTTTGTAGTTTATTTTCTTATGTATGTTTTGATAAGTTATCTTGAACTTCTATCTTTATTGTACTTGACAATTGTTTACCTTTGCTTATTGAATCTTGATATTTGGTATCCACTGTGTGTAGTGGCAGATGCTTTCTTTAATTTACTCTTAGATCACCGAAACATGATATTTTACACCAGTTGTTTTGAAGTAACGGAATTGCTACTTGGCTTTCAGGGTAGACAAACTGCTCTATTTTCAGCTACACAGACTAAGAAGGTATTCTGAACCAGCTGTTCCCTTTCTTGTCTACTTAAAAAAGCATCGCTACCttcaatgaaaagaaaaattatgtcATGTTAAGCAGATATTCTAGTAACTGGTTGGAATTATGATTTCCTAAATGCAGCATCACATGAttgttaaaattaatgtttgttACAAAGCTTGGAGTCTTTTAACTTGTCAATGGTAagtttaaaagttaaaacaattTACGGCATGCTAAGTAGAAGAATCCCAAAAATGGATTGCATGGTATTATTTGCTGCATATAGTTCATgactttaataatataaaaacaccaATAATAACTTTATTGTGCAATGCATTTTTTCCTTCTATTTCCAAGATTCAATTGTTATTGCTCACCTGAGATAAAATGTTGACCCTTTACAGGTTGAGGATCTGGCTCGCTTGTCTTTTCAGACAACTCCTATCTATATAGATGTGGATGATGGAAGAAAGAGGGTACATCTGTAGTCCTGCTTCTGTTTTCACTTTTATTATGACATTTggttccatttatttatttatttatttatttttgtgaaatTTAGGCCACTAATGAAGGACTGCAGCAAGGGTACTGTGTCATTCCAAGTGCTAAGCGATTTACCCTTCTTTATTCCTTCCTGAAGAGGAACTTATCAAAGAAAATAATGGTCTTCTTCTCTTCGTGCAACTCTGTAAAGTTCCACTCAGAACTTCTTCAGTATATCCAAATTGATTGCTTTGATATTCATGGAAAGCAAAAGCAGCAGAAGCGGACCACTACTTTCTTTGATTTCTGCAAAGCTGAAAAAGGCATATTGTTATGTACTGATGTTGCTGCAAGGGGACTTGATATTCCTTCTGTGGTATATTCCTTCACCTTTATTTGTCATCATAGGGATTTTTAATAAGTATTAGTATGCAGAGGAGGTCGTAGAATGGGTTAATGATTTAAAATAGAGGACAAgaggaaaataattattatatatttaaatggtATTCTTTCCTTAAAAAAGTAGGACTAATTTATTAAGAGTAGGAAGTTATTGCCATTATAAATTTGCTATAAAATCCTTCAAAAGTAATCCCTCTTTCCTCTTTGAGAGACCTTAATTTTATGAACAGAATTATCATGTATTGACTCTCATCTCTCTTCCTTTGTAGGACTGGATTATACAATATGACCCCCCAGATGAACCTAAGGTACTCACTACTCAGTGGTTATTTACTTTAAGATTGGAAGTCAATCGAATGTGCTCTAACTATACTGGTGTGCCCTTGACAGGAATATATTCATAGAGTTGGTCGAACAGCACGTGGGGAAGGTGCAAAAGGAAATGCATTGCTCTTCCTGATTCCAGAGGAATTGAAATTTCTTGCCTATCTTAAGGTCTGTTGTATTATTAAGGATCAACTATTTAAAAGTAATCATTACAGATAGTGCGGGGAAGTGACTTGTAAATTTTTCTAGCCTAtatgttgtgaaattttttttttattgaggtATTGGTTGTCTTGGACAAGTTATGACTTATGAGGTGTTTATTTTTATGGAGAttgtattttgtaaaaaaaaattattgaggtATTGATTTTCTTGGGACAAGTTATGATTTATGAGGTGTTTATTTTTATGGAGATTGCTCAGTAGAAACAGGTGGCTATTTGAAAAAGGAATATAGCATTTATATTTGCAATGAATGAGTATTTACTGTTCTGTAtgcatgtggagtttgattgaTTCTCTAATCTTAGTGTTTTTATGTACACTTATTATTTGGCAGGCTGCAAAAGTCCCGGTAAAACAGTACGAGTTTGAGGAGAGAAAGCTTGCCAATGTGCAGTCCCACCTGGTAATTCTGCTTTGAACGTTTTCCTTGACAAGTGATTTGCACTTTTTGTTTGGTGCTTTGTGGAACTGTGCTAACCAGAATGAAATGGTGTTTTGGTTTTGCTGCAGGAGAAGTTGgtttctaataattattaccTGAATAAATCCGCTAAAGAGGCTTACAGATCCTATATATTGGCATATAATTCACACTCCATGAAGGATATATTCAACGTTCATCGGCTTGATATGCAGGTACTCCTTTCTTCTAGCTGTAATGTCAAATACGTTTGTATTgggggtaaccccagccaagatggcaagagactcacacttgtaaccacaaggtcacaatTTCGAATCCTTGGCCCCTTGgagtttgagccggtcagttaTGGATaatctaggctggtttacctccttgcggtcctttgctggctagggtcacaagacgaGATTTTCCCACATCCAAAAGGCTTGTGGTGTTTAAACAAACATACGTTTGTATTCAATTGTTTACTCTGGCTCTGTGCCACGACTCTATTATTCGGGTATCCATTTGAACTAAGCCACTGGTATCGTCACAAAAGTTAATGCATAGGACCACAAAGATTTAGTTGAAGAATTATGTTGTAGCTCTTCTTTATTTACAGTAAACTCTTCGTGTCTTTTGGCAGGCCGTTGCAGCTTCCTTCTGTTTTTCTTCTCCTCCAAAAGTAAATCTGAATATAGACAGCAGCGCGGCCAAGTTTAGGAAGAAGCACAAAGGTGAAGGGAGAAATGGGTTCAGTGAGAGAAATCCTTATGGGAATAAAGGTGAGAATGACCAGCGGCAATTTGTAAGATACTAGTGAAGTCTGATGAAGAAGCTGCAAAAAGTTTGTGTCAATGGCTAACATGAGAATATTCATTTTTGTGCACCATTTTACAATTTTGTTCCAAGAGTAGAAAATCGAGCTCCTTGAACGTCTAGGCATCATTTTGTACTATGTTTACAGGATagggaaagggaaaaagaaaacaattttagtatttcaCCTTTCAACTGTTACCTctgttttatgtttatttatttattatggttttAAGAATCACAAGAAAGATTGtggatgtgtttggttggtgggtttaggcgtaaggaatgggtatgaaagtgattgtttgtgtttggttgataggttttgtgaatgctactatggatTTGGAATatcccattaatgacaaaacccatacccttgtTAAATGAGGGTTTCatctcctttcttcctcaattattaataattattctacccaattaccaaacatgttaaatacttttatcaaaatccattaccattaccaagtatttgatatccattccgattccgatttccatgtgcgaaccaaacgcaccttgtattttctttttaggtTTTGTGTTGTACTGTTGTCTTTCTTTCAGAATATGTATCTAATAAGGAACATTTTctcaatattttcataattgtTTTTGTTCAAGAGTTTGAATTCTTGATCACTTAG
It includes:
- the LOC116009765 gene encoding DEAD-box ATP-dependent RNA helicase 51, whose translation is MPEISKVDSAKRKRIRKRDSRKKHSMTDGSLTVAEEEVDKLKENENYGSEHEKGEEKSLKKDMKKKRKDLAKRMEKDEDENLGEQGSKEEKKKKNLVRKREEDDEGREEEEEDEEEEEEEDDEDERKKEIKKAVRSSGSGIMSTELFSTLGLSELTMKAINEMGFEYMTQIQARAIPPMLEGKDVLGAARTGSGKTLAFLIPAVELLFNVKFTHRNGAGVIVICPTRELAIQTHAVAKELLKYHSQTLGLVIGGATRRGEAERIKKGVNLLIATPGRLLDHLQNTKGFVYKNLKCLMIDEADRILEANFEEEMKQIMKLLPKEGRQTALFSATQTKKVEDLARLSFQTTPIYIDVDDGRKRATNEGLQQGYCVIPSAKRFTLLYSFLKRNLSKKIMVFFSSCNSVKFHSELLQYIQIDCFDIHGKQKQQKRTTTFFDFCKAEKGILLCTDVAARGLDIPSVDWIIQYDPPDEPKEYIHRVGRTARGEGAKGNALLFLIPEELKFLAYLKAAKVPVKQYEFEERKLANVQSHLEKLVSNNYYLNKSAKEAYRSYILAYNSHSMKDIFNVHRLDMQAVAASFCFSSPPKVNLNIDSSAAKFRKKHKGEGRNGFSERNPYGNKGENDQRQFVRY